The Gemmatimonadota bacterium genome has a window encoding:
- a CDS encoding ribosome biogenesis GTPase Der, producing the protein MSPVIAIIGRPNVGKSVLFNRMIGRRDAIVHDAPGITRDRHYADADWFGKKFTVVDTGGLVPESDEPMEAAIEQQARLAVSEADVILLVTDVRTGITPLDQKAAEVVRRAGKQVIVVANKVDSGAQENHAYEFGALGLGEPVMISALKGRNTGDLMDLLAERIPEPEPVEEEDDGAIKVAIVGRPNVGKSSLVNAIVGRDTVIVSDVPGTTRDSVDTQITRQGVTYSLIDTAGLRRRSRIKSDIEFYSITRTMRSIARCDVAVLLVDAVDGLATQEQRIVSQVDEAGKGLVVAFNKWDLVDRTEHPTEAYAQTAREYLRFADYAPILFVSAETRRGVTQIMQKTRHVHEMRSLRVSTGELNRVVESITAYYPPPAAPDGRATSILYCTQVQNAPPTFVFFVNHLDAIPDSYRRYLSNRLRETFVFEGSPIRVLIRGREGKR; encoded by the coding sequence ATGTCCCCTGTAATCGCCATCATAGGACGCCCCAACGTGGGCAAGTCGGTGCTGTTCAACCGGATGATCGGCCGCCGCGACGCCATCGTGCACGACGCCCCGGGCATCACGAGGGACCGGCATTACGCCGACGCCGACTGGTTCGGGAAGAAGTTCACCGTGGTGGACACGGGGGGCCTGGTCCCGGAATCCGACGAGCCCATGGAGGCGGCCATCGAGCAGCAGGCCCGGCTGGCCGTCAGCGAAGCCGATGTGATCCTATTGGTCACGGACGTCCGCACGGGCATCACGCCCCTGGACCAGAAGGCGGCCGAAGTCGTCCGCCGGGCCGGCAAGCAGGTCATCGTCGTCGCCAACAAGGTGGACAGCGGCGCCCAGGAAAACCATGCCTACGAGTTCGGCGCCCTGGGATTGGGCGAGCCCGTGATGATCTCCGCCCTGAAGGGACGCAATACGGGCGACCTGATGGACCTGCTGGCGGAGCGGATTCCTGAACCCGAGCCTGTCGAAGAAGAGGACGACGGCGCGATCAAGGTGGCGATCGTGGGCAGGCCCAACGTGGGCAAATCGTCCCTGGTCAACGCCATCGTGGGCAGGGACACGGTAATCGTCTCCGACGTCCCCGGCACCACGCGGGACTCGGTAGACACGCAAATCACCCGGCAGGGCGTGACGTACAGTCTGATCGACACGGCCGGCCTCCGGCGCCGGTCCCGGATCAAGAGCGACATCGAGTTCTACAGTATCACGCGGACGATGCGGAGCATAGCGCGCTGCGACGTGGCGGTACTCCTGGTGGACGCCGTGGACGGCCTGGCCACGCAGGAGCAGCGGATCGTATCGCAGGTGGACGAGGCCGGTAAGGGGCTGGTCGTCGCCTTCAACAAGTGGGATCTGGTGGACCGGACCGAGCATCCGACGGAGGCCTACGCCCAGACGGCCAGGGAGTACCTCCGGTTCGCCGACTACGCGCCGATCCTGTTCGTGTCGGCCGAGACCCGCCGCGGGGTGACCCAGATCATGCAGAAGACGCGCCACGTCCACGAAATGCGTTCGCTCCGGGTATCCACCGGCGAGCTGAACCGCGTTGTGGAAAGCATCACGGCTTATTATCCGCCCCCGGCCGCGCCGGACGGGCGGGCGACCAGCATCCTCTACTGCACGCAGGTACAGAACGCGCCGCCCACCTTCGTGTTTTTCGTGAACCATCTGGACGCGATCCCGGATTCGTACAGGCGGTACCTGTCGAACCGGCTCCGGGAGACCTTCGTATTCGAGGGTTCGCCCATACGCGTGCTGATCCGCGGGCGGGAAGGGAAACGATGA
- a CDS encoding DUF512 domain-containing protein: MRIEQVRPDSIAEHVGLVPGDRLIRINQARVRDSLDYRFWSSEDVLELDVLQANGNRVLIDVEKDPDEDLGLSLHEPPYQACANKCVFCFIHQNPKGMRKAVYFQDEDVRLTFLYGNYVTLAFASDAYLDRIIVQRLSPIYVSVHATDPELRRMLLGAPKAKDVMPILRRLADGGILIETQIVLCPGLNDGPALRKTVDDLAELYPAVESISIVPVGLTAHRQGLYHLEPVTVDYARRMIDTVGDWQEELRERLGHPLVYLSDEWYLMSSTPFPPPSFYEDCPVVENGVGMVTHFETEIAEQTRSLPERAAEPLWATLVTAELAQDVVRTSLVEPLNRVEHVEAKLVVAENTFFGPGITVSGLLTGRDILHALKDEEVGDRVYLPPNVLNDDGLLLDDMNLPGLSERIGVPVELFPGHVRDLPGLAEANG; this comes from the coding sequence ATGCGGATAGAACAGGTGCGTCCGGACAGCATCGCGGAACATGTCGGCCTGGTCCCGGGAGACCGGTTGATCCGGATCAACCAGGCCCGGGTCAGGGATTCCCTCGACTACAGGTTCTGGTCCAGCGAAGACGTGCTGGAACTCGACGTTCTACAGGCCAATGGAAACCGCGTGCTGATCGACGTGGAGAAGGATCCGGATGAGGACCTCGGCCTGTCTCTCCACGAGCCGCCCTACCAGGCCTGCGCGAACAAGTGCGTGTTCTGCTTCATCCACCAGAATCCGAAGGGCATGCGCAAGGCCGTGTACTTCCAGGACGAGGACGTGCGCCTCACGTTCCTCTACGGCAACTACGTGACGCTGGCCTTCGCTTCCGACGCGTACCTCGACCGGATCATCGTGCAGCGCCTGAGTCCGATCTACGTGTCGGTCCACGCCACGGACCCGGAACTGCGGCGGATGCTGCTGGGCGCGCCCAAGGCGAAAGACGTCATGCCCATCCTCCGGCGGCTGGCGGATGGCGGGATCCTGATCGAGACGCAGATCGTCCTCTGTCCCGGACTCAACGACGGCCCCGCGCTGCGAAAGACCGTAGACGACCTGGCCGAACTGTATCCGGCGGTGGAGTCGATCTCCATCGTGCCCGTCGGCCTCACCGCGCACCGTCAGGGACTGTATCACCTCGAGCCGGTCACCGTGGACTACGCCCGGCGCATGATCGATACGGTCGGCGACTGGCAGGAGGAACTCCGCGAGCGGCTTGGGCATCCGCTGGTGTATCTGTCCGACGAATGGTACCTGATGTCTTCCACGCCCTTTCCTCCGCCGTCCTTCTACGAGGACTGTCCAGTCGTGGAGAACGGCGTCGGCATGGTCACACATTTCGAAACCGAAATTGCCGAGCAGACGCGTTCGCTTCCCGAACGGGCGGCCGAACCGCTCTGGGCGACGCTGGTCACGGCCGAACTGGCACAAGACGTGGTCCGGACATCGCTCGTGGAACCCCTGAACCGGGTGGAGCACGTGGAAGCGAAGCTGGTCGTGGCGGAGAACACGTTCTTCGGCCCGGGGATCACGGTGTCGGGACTGCTGACCGGCCGGGACATCCTCCATGCGCTGAAGGACGAGGAAGTGGGCGACCGCGTGTACCTTCCTCCGAACGTGCTGAACGACGACGGCCTGCTGCTGGACGACATGAACCTGCCCGGCCTGAGCGAGCGGATCGGGGTGCCCGTGGAACTCTTCCCCGGCCACGTGCGGGATCTTCCGGGGCTGGCGGAAGCGAACGGTTAG
- the leuC gene encoding 3-isopropylmalate dehydratase large subunit: MPPKTMYEKVWDQHVVKEMPDGLTVLYIDAHLIHEVTSPQAFEGLRTAGRKLRRPDLTYATMDHNVPTTDRSLPMTDEIARLQVDMLARNCEEFGVPLYDLDSPHNGIVHVIGPELGITQPGRTMVCGDSHTSTHGAFGALAFGIGTSEVEHVMATQCLLQKHSRTFEIRVDGVLSEGVTAKDIILNIIRRTGTAGGTGTVIEYAGSTIRGLSMDERMTICNMSIELGARAGLIAPDDTTFEYLAGREFAPEGAAFDRAVAEWRTLATDDGAEFDERLALKADEIVPQVSWGTNPGMVTDVTGVVPDPVEMDSENDRRAAEKALSYMALEPNTSITDIEIDRVFIGSCTNSRLSDLRAAADVIKGRRVSPRVTALVVPGSHAVKQQAEAEGLDRVFLEAGFEWREAGCSMCLGMNPDILQPGERCASTSNRNFEGRQGRNGRTHLVSPAMAAAAAVAGHFVDVRDW; this comes from the coding sequence ATGCCTCCCAAAACCATGTACGAGAAGGTCTGGGACCAGCACGTCGTCAAGGAGATGCCGGACGGGCTCACCGTCCTGTACATCGACGCCCACCTGATCCACGAGGTGACCTCTCCGCAGGCTTTCGAAGGGCTGCGGACCGCCGGCCGGAAGCTCAGGCGGCCCGACCTGACCTACGCCACGATGGACCACAACGTGCCCACCACCGACCGCTCCCTGCCCATGACCGACGAGATCGCGCGCCTGCAGGTGGACATGCTGGCCCGGAACTGCGAGGAGTTCGGCGTGCCCCTGTACGATCTCGACTCGCCCCACAACGGGATCGTTCACGTGATCGGTCCGGAACTGGGCATCACGCAGCCGGGCAGGACCATGGTCTGCGGCGACAGCCACACGTCCACCCACGGCGCCTTCGGCGCGCTGGCCTTCGGCATCGGCACGAGCGAAGTCGAGCACGTCATGGCCACGCAGTGCTTGCTCCAGAAGCACTCCCGGACCTTCGAGATCCGCGTGGACGGCGTGTTGAGCGAGGGGGTGACGGCCAAGGACATCATCCTGAACATCATCCGCCGCACCGGTACGGCCGGGGGCACGGGCACGGTCATCGAGTACGCGGGCAGCACGATCCGCGGTCTTTCGATGGACGAAAGGATGACGATCTGCAACATGTCCATCGAACTGGGCGCGCGGGCCGGCCTCATCGCGCCGGACGACACGACCTTCGAGTACCTGGCGGGGCGGGAGTTCGCCCCGGAAGGCGCGGCGTTCGACCGGGCCGTGGCGGAGTGGCGTACGCTGGCCACCGACGACGGGGCCGAATTCGACGAGCGGCTCGCGCTGAAGGCGGACGAGATCGTACCCCAGGTGTCGTGGGGAACCAATCCCGGCATGGTGACGGACGTGACCGGCGTCGTGCCCGATCCTGTAGAGATGGACAGCGAGAACGACCGGCGCGCGGCCGAGAAGGCCCTCTCCTACATGGCGCTGGAGCCCAACACGTCGATCACCGATATCGAGATCGACCGTGTCTTCATCGGCAGCTGCACCAATTCCCGGTTGAGCGACCTGCGGGCGGCCGCGGACGTCATCAAGGGCCGACGCGTATCGCCGCGGGTGACCGCCCTCGTGGTGCCCGGGTCCCACGCGGTCAAGCAGCAGGCCGAGGCCGAGGGACTGGACCGTGTGTTCCTGGAGGCCGGCTTCGAATGGCGCGAGGCCGGTTGCAGCATGTGCCTGGGCATGAACCCGGACATCCTGCAGCCCGGCGAGCGGTGCGCCAGCACCTCGAACCGCAATTTCGAAGGGCGGCAGGGCCGGAACGGACGCACGCACCTGGTCAGCCCGGCCATGGCCGCGGCGGCCGCCGTCGCCGGCCATTTCGTCGACGTGCGAGACTGGTAA
- the leuD gene encoding 3-isopropylmalate dehydratase small subunit: protein MADPFTTHTGLTVPLDRINVDTDQIIPKQFLKRIERTGFGQFLFYDWRFTGDGSTDPGFVLNEDRYRDATILVTGDNFGCGSSREHAPWALQDYGIRVIIAPSFADIFYNNCFKNGLLPVVLPGDTVRRMLRNAAEQHPYSVSVDLERQVVTEPGSPADPNGAPEPGGASHPFEVDPFLKHFILEGLDEIGWTLQFEDDIASYESTRSTG from the coding sequence ATGGCGGATCCCTTTACCACGCACACCGGCCTGACCGTCCCGCTCGACCGGATCAACGTGGACACGGACCAGATCATCCCCAAGCAGTTCCTGAAACGGATCGAGCGCACCGGGTTCGGCCAGTTCCTGTTCTACGACTGGCGGTTCACGGGCGACGGCTCGACCGACCCCGGTTTCGTGCTCAACGAAGACCGCTACCGGGACGCCACGATCCTGGTAACCGGGGACAACTTCGGCTGCGGGAGTTCCCGCGAGCACGCGCCCTGGGCCCTGCAGGACTACGGCATTCGCGTAATCATCGCGCCGTCCTTCGCGGACATCTTCTACAACAACTGCTTCAAGAACGGGCTGCTTCCCGTCGTGCTGCCCGGCGATACCGTGCGCCGCATGCTCCGGAACGCGGCGGAGCAGCACCCCTATTCCGTCTCGGTGGACCTCGAACGGCAGGTCGTCACCGAGCCCGGTAGCCCGGCCGATCCCAACGGTGCTCCCGAGCCCGGCGGCGCGTCCCACCCGTTCGAGGTCGACCCCTTCCTCAAGCACTTTATCCTGGAGGGTCTGGACGAAATCGGCTGGACCCTGCAATTCGAGGACGACATAGCGTCGTATGAAAGTACCCGGAGTACGGGCTGA
- a CDS encoding GNAT family N-acetyltransferase, with amino-acid sequence MRGALRLPQRPNAGHHGLKIVEEPVNRLAEHGHVPIAYEVRSLFRADQVNGGLGGIALVEEPVDPPYVKDYDQTSEEGPARWPARWLGRWDTSAWGLLAAFDGSRRVGGALLARSTPNVNMLEGRDDLLVLWDLRVHPDHRKTGVGRKLFEAAVDWGRHHGCIEIKIETQNTNVPACRFYARQGCRLGAIISNAYEEFPDELQLIWRMPL; translated from the coding sequence GTGCGCGGCGCGTTGCGGCTGCCGCAAAGGCCAAACGCGGGGCATCACGGCTTGAAAATCGTAGAAGAACCCGTAAACAGGCTGGCCGAACACGGCCATGTACCCATCGCCTACGAGGTGAGATCCCTTTTCCGGGCCGATCAGGTAAACGGTGGCCTCGGGGGTATCGCATTGGTGGAAGAACCGGTGGATCCCCCCTACGTCAAGGACTACGATCAGACGTCCGAAGAAGGGCCCGCCCGGTGGCCAGCGCGGTGGCTCGGCCGGTGGGACACTTCGGCGTGGGGATTGCTCGCGGCCTTCGACGGTTCCAGGCGGGTGGGCGGCGCGCTGCTGGCCCGCAGCACGCCGAACGTGAACATGCTGGAGGGCCGGGACGACCTCCTGGTGCTGTGGGACCTGCGCGTCCACCCCGACCATCGCAAGACCGGCGTGGGACGAAAACTCTTCGAGGCCGCGGTGGACTGGGGGCGGCACCACGGCTGCATCGAGATAAAGATCGAAACCCAGAATACCAATGTTCCCGCGTGCCGGTTCTACGCCCGCCAGGGGTGCCGCCTGGGCGCGATCATTTCCAACGCCTACGAGGAGTTCCCCGACGAGCTTCAGTTGATCTGGCGCATGCCGCTGTGA
- a CDS encoding phytanoyl-CoA dioxygenase family protein: MHPTPLTTSQRRSFEEDGYLVVPGALDPAQIEALTETGDRLMEGFEYPDFYAHRRPGLVQEQPFLDLVTNERTVPLIVALLGFNIHITNTALIFKHPEAPGDTGQVNWHRDVGVSLDVGHVVLPFVGLKIGYCLTDFPDPDTGATMFVRGSNNMKSALPIRKGQIHPDEYVQPILRAGDAFLFENRTYHAAGLNFAKQIAKVVIYGYHYRWIKPDHYMRFYSGIQQPDAGLLAGTDDVGRQLLGATVDSEGREAPDGIDWPIREWADRHGLDVAQYTHTVEV; the protein is encoded by the coding sequence ATGCATCCCACGCCCCTGACCACATCCCAGCGCCGTTCCTTCGAGGAGGACGGCTACCTCGTCGTCCCGGGCGCGCTGGATCCTGCGCAGATCGAAGCGCTGACGGAGACGGGCGACCGGCTCATGGAAGGGTTCGAGTACCCCGACTTCTATGCCCACCGCCGTCCCGGTCTCGTGCAGGAGCAGCCCTTCCTCGACCTCGTAACGAACGAGCGCACGGTCCCGCTGATCGTGGCCCTTCTCGGTTTCAACATCCACATCACGAATACCGCGCTCATCTTCAAGCACCCGGAGGCGCCCGGCGATACAGGCCAGGTCAACTGGCACCGCGACGTGGGCGTTTCGCTGGACGTGGGCCACGTGGTGCTGCCCTTCGTCGGCCTGAAGATCGGCTATTGCCTGACGGATTTCCCCGATCCGGACACGGGGGCGACCATGTTCGTCCGGGGCAGCAACAACATGAAATCCGCGCTGCCGATACGAAAGGGCCAGATCCATCCCGACGAATACGTGCAGCCGATCCTTCGGGCCGGCGACGCCTTTCTCTTCGAAAACCGCACCTACCACGCGGCCGGGCTGAACTTCGCCAAACAGATCGCCAAGGTCGTCATCTACGGCTACCACTACCGCTGGATCAAGCCGGACCACTACATGCGATTCTACAGCGGCATTCAGCAGCCCGACGCCGGCCTGCTCGCCGGTACCGACGACGTCGGACGCCAGCTGCTGGGCGCCACCGTGGACTCGGAGGGACGCGAGGCGCCCGACGGCATCGACTGGCCCATCCGGGAATGGGCCGATCGGCACGGACTCGACGTGGCGCAGTACACCCATACCGTGGAAGTTTGA
- a CDS encoding creatininase family protein, with the protein MYLKHMLPHQLREAVERGDPLLVPAGCIETHGPHMAIGHDTIIVEEICARVAKRLDVVVSPPFDFGPTGYALGGPEDGTIDPDYDAFGSYVKSILRNFLEMGFGRIYVIIMHQGMEAPLALAFKKAAAELSFEMVLAEGKPRGWWADAKMSREKRRFGRIQVHPMILPAASPPAGGDHAGYNETSFLLAARPELVDQGRLDENAPWYCRQDEDRNSWTANAAHGEAMVGAVVDAWAELLQR; encoded by the coding sequence ATGTACCTGAAGCACATGCTTCCCCATCAACTGCGCGAGGCCGTGGAACGGGGCGACCCGCTGCTCGTGCCCGCCGGCTGCATTGAGACCCACGGTCCCCACATGGCTATCGGTCACGACACGATCATCGTGGAGGAGATCTGCGCGCGCGTGGCGAAGCGCCTGGACGTGGTTGTCTCGCCGCCCTTCGATTTCGGCCCCACCGGTTACGCCCTGGGCGGACCCGAGGACGGCACCATCGACCCCGATTACGATGCCTTCGGTTCGTACGTCAAGTCGATCCTGCGCAACTTCCTGGAGATGGGCTTCGGGCGTATCTACGTGATCATCATGCACCAGGGCATGGAAGCCCCGCTGGCACTGGCTTTCAAGAAGGCCGCGGCGGAACTGTCCTTCGAAATGGTCCTGGCCGAAGGCAAGCCGCGGGGATGGTGGGCGGATGCCAAAATGTCCAGGGAGAAACGCCGGTTCGGCAGGATCCAGGTCCACCCCATGATCCTTCCCGCCGCGTCACCGCCCGCCGGCGGCGACCACGCCGGGTACAACGAGACTTCCTTCCTGCTGGCCGCGCGCCCGGAACTTGTGGACCAGGGCCGCCTCGACGAAAACGCGCCGTGGTACTGCCGGCAGGACGAAGACCGGAACAGCTGGACGGCCAATGCGGCCCATGGGGAGGCCATGGTCGGGGCGGTCGTCGATGCGTGGGCCGAACTACTGCAGCGCTGA
- a CDS encoding PLP-dependent aminotransferase family protein, protein MREINFGAGRPDPLSFPSDALAEAAAKVIRVRGPELVNYPDGRGYEPLRAIASERFEHGAGRAVPLEEIVLTSGSMQALQLITEAFASRGDTIVTESFTYGGSLSVFRSRQVRIAPVPIDDQGLVPDELETLLKGLVDAGTPPKFIYTIPTHHNPTGSILSLERRKRLLELAREFDTLVVEDHCYADLVFQTDPVPPNLYQLGEDGRVVYVGSFSKILGPGVRQGYFMAPEALQQWIMANKMDGGTNTLASMIVAEYLGDHLWDHIREVNEVMKARKDALVESLATHFGDLGEEVWWTDPPGGMFVWVRIPSATDTRKALQLAAGRGVYYSLGQSFSAANEDIPYLRIAFGFPTIEDIREGVPILAECIKEAQDKGLAA, encoded by the coding sequence ATGCGTGAGATCAATTTCGGCGCGGGGAGGCCCGATCCGCTGTCCTTTCCTTCGGACGCACTGGCCGAGGCCGCCGCGAAAGTCATCAGGGTCCGAGGCCCGGAACTGGTGAATTATCCGGACGGCCGCGGCTACGAACCCTTGCGGGCCATCGCGTCGGAGCGCTTCGAGCACGGCGCGGGCCGGGCGGTGCCCCTGGAGGAAATCGTACTGACATCCGGTTCCATGCAGGCGCTCCAGTTGATCACGGAAGCCTTCGCGTCACGGGGCGATACGATCGTCACGGAATCCTTCACCTACGGTGGATCGCTGAGCGTGTTCCGAAGCCGGCAGGTGCGCATCGCGCCGGTGCCTATCGACGATCAGGGCCTGGTGCCGGATGAACTGGAGACCTTACTCAAAGGACTTGTCGACGCGGGCACGCCGCCGAAGTTCATCTATACCATCCCCACCCATCACAATCCCACGGGTTCCATCCTGTCCCTGGAGCGTCGCAAGCGCCTCCTCGAACTGGCCCGGGAGTTCGACACGCTGGTCGTGGAAGACCACTGTTACGCCGATCTCGTATTCCAGACCGATCCGGTGCCGCCGAACCTGTACCAATTGGGCGAAGACGGCCGGGTCGTGTACGTCGGCTCTTTTTCAAAGATCCTCGGGCCGGGCGTCCGGCAGGGCTACTTCATGGCGCCGGAGGCGCTGCAGCAGTGGATCATGGCGAACAAGATGGATGGTGGAACCAACACGCTGGCGAGCATGATCGTGGCCGAATACCTGGGCGATCATCTCTGGGACCACATCCGAGAAGTAAACGAGGTCATGAAGGCGCGCAAGGACGCCCTGGTCGAATCGCTGGCGACCCACTTCGGCGATCTGGGCGAGGAGGTGTGGTGGACGGATCCGCCCGGCGGCATGTTCGTCTGGGTACGCATTCCCTCGGCGACGGACACGCGGAAAGCGCTGCAACTGGCGGCAGGGCGCGGGGTTTACTACAGTCTCGGGCAGTCCTTCAGCGCCGCGAACGAGGACATCCCCTACCTGCGCATCGCATTCGGGTTCCCCACGATAGAGGATATCCGCGAAGGCGTCCCCATCCTCGCCGAATGCATTAAGGAAGCCCAGGACAAGGGTCTGGCGGCGTAG
- a CDS encoding extracellular solute-binding protein — protein MIPFRFLLLFTILTSFVAASEAQEQPANRAQTERPVQTQAQPPNQAQPPIRVEIPLFEGGQGLEFFLECARTYEQEHEGVVIDLYGDPRIHDKVRVRILERSFPEVTNARLNYWALIRNGDLLPLDEFLDQPNWEGDRTWRESFLPGTLAQYTHEEKTYGIPLMASAYAVWYNKNMFEENGWEPATTWEEFLDLCEEIKAAGMWPLAFQGRYPGYVQAVIDHGYYHLAGPDRYNDQKNLVPGSFDNPEFIEALSNAQRIALNYFQPGAMGMSHTESQLEFFLGHTAMIFCGSWLKSEMLGKIPDDFRLGSFNIPVAPTGRADPSAVYGGSGYYFVLKDSENPLAGVEFLRFMTSRRMAGLFARMRDIPVSVAGVSEANLTEDMADLADMLKNAAVTYGTPPGEGYPAMTQYWTDARFRVITGQTTPADAAAELEAAAAVVRRQTIAPDEINIRHVWKPGLLIGLMALAIGYWSVTTYKRYRDRRRAGKSHVAGLPFLGRIDRIIFIAPALLLYAVFVIIPSAKSFLWSLNEWDGLTDMRFTGLLNFGRLLFESDGFWIALNNNLFIMFVIPLFVIPLSLFLAVCISRQIRGSKFFRIAFFFPNILGAVAATLLWMHLYNPQGGPINAALVGLGMILSAVGFESAGSWLQAMEGFAWLSQSNLYWALIPMSIWGACGFNMILFLAAMESIPQSLYEAADIDGASSWRQFWTITLPLIWEVLSISIVFMVIGGMKAFETIWLLTNQTPTTQVHVIGTLMVQDMFTEFKIGEATAIAVLLFIMVFFGTAATLRLMRRETVEF, from the coding sequence ATGATCCCGTTCCGATTCCTCCTGCTGTTCACCATACTCACGTCGTTCGTTGCAGCTTCCGAAGCGCAGGAACAGCCGGCGAATCGGGCACAGACCGAGCGTCCCGTCCAAACTCAGGCACAGCCCCCCAACCAGGCACAGCCCCCTATTCGCGTCGAGATACCCCTCTTCGAGGGCGGCCAGGGACTGGAGTTCTTCCTCGAGTGCGCCCGGACTTACGAACAGGAGCACGAAGGCGTGGTGATCGACCTCTACGGCGATCCGCGCATCCACGACAAGGTGCGGGTGCGCATCCTGGAACGGTCCTTCCCCGAGGTTACCAACGCCCGGCTCAACTACTGGGCACTCATTCGCAACGGCGACCTGCTGCCCCTGGACGAGTTCCTCGACCAGCCCAACTGGGAGGGCGACCGCACCTGGCGCGAATCGTTCCTGCCCGGGACCCTGGCCCAGTACACCCACGAGGAAAAGACCTACGGCATCCCCCTGATGGCGTCGGCCTACGCCGTGTGGTACAACAAGAACATGTTCGAGGAAAACGGCTGGGAGCCGGCGACGACCTGGGAGGAGTTCCTCGACCTGTGCGAGGAGATCAAGGCCGCCGGGATGTGGCCCCTCGCCTTCCAGGGACGGTACCCGGGCTACGTGCAGGCCGTGATCGATCACGGCTACTACCATCTCGCCGGACCTGACCGCTACAATGACCAGAAGAACCTGGTGCCCGGCAGTTTCGACAACCCCGAATTCATCGAGGCCCTGTCCAACGCGCAGCGTATCGCCCTGAATTACTTCCAGCCGGGCGCCATGGGCATGAGCCACACCGAATCCCAGCTCGAGTTCTTCCTGGGGCACACGGCCATGATCTTCTGCGGTTCGTGGCTCAAGAGCGAGATGCTGGGTAAGATCCCGGACGATTTCCGCCTGGGGTCCTTCAACATCCCGGTGGCGCCGACCGGCAGGGCCGATCCCTCGGCCGTCTACGGCGGGTCCGGATACTATTTCGTCCTGAAGGACAGCGAGAACCCGCTGGCCGGGGTCGAGTTCCTGCGCTTCATGACTTCGCGGCGCATGGCCGGCCTGTTCGCCCGGATGCGCGACATCCCCGTGTCCGTGGCCGGCGTCTCCGAAGCGAACCTGACCGAGGATATGGCGGACCTGGCGGATATGCTGAAGAACGCGGCCGTCACCTACGGCACACCGCCCGGCGAGGGTTATCCGGCCATGACGCAGTACTGGACCGACGCCCGGTTCCGGGTGATCACCGGCCAGACCACGCCCGCCGATGCCGCCGCGGAACTGGAAGCCGCCGCGGCCGTCGTTCGACGGCAGACCATCGCGCCGGACGAGATCAACATCCGGCACGTCTGGAAACCCGGTCTGCTGATCGGCCTCATGGCCCTGGCCATCGGCTACTGGTCGGTCACGACCTACAAACGCTACCGGGACCGCCGCCGCGCGGGGAAATCACACGTCGCCGGCCTCCCGTTCCTCGGGCGGATTGACCGGATCATCTTCATCGCGCCCGCCCTGCTGCTCTACGCGGTGTTCGTGATCATCCCGAGCGCGAAATCGTTCCTCTGGAGCCTGAACGAATGGGACGGGCTGACCGACATGCGCTTCACGGGCCTGCTCAACTTCGGCCGGCTGCTCTTCGAAAGCGACGGGTTCTGGATCGCGCTGAACAACAACCTGTTCATCATGTTCGTCATCCCGCTGTTCGTCATCCCCCTCTCCCTGTTCCTGGCCGTGTGCATCAGCCGGCAGATCCGGGGATCGAAGTTCTTCCGCATCGCCTTCTTCTTCCCGAACATCCTCGGGGCCGTGGCCGCGACACTCCTCTGGATGCATCTCTACAATCCCCAGGGCGGACCGATCAACGCGGCGCTCGTGGGCCTCGGCATGATCCTGTCCGCGGTAGGCTTCGAGAGCGCGGGCAGCTGGCTGCAGGCCATGGAAGGATTCGCCTGGCTGTCGCAGTCCAACCTGTACTGGGCGCTCATCCCCATGTCCATCTGGGGCGCCTGCGGGTTCAACATGATCCTCTTCCTGGCCGCCATGGAGAGCATACCACAGAGCCTCTACGAAGCGGCGGACATCGACGGGGCCTCGTCGTGGCGGCAGTTCTGGACCATCACCCTGCCGCTGATCTGGGAGGTGCTGTCCATCTCCATCGTGTTCATGGTCATCGGCGGGATGAAGGCCTTCGAGACCATCTGGCTCCTGACCAACCAGACGCCCACCACGCAGGTGCACGTCATCGGCACGCTCATGGTGCAGGACATGTTCACCGAGTTCAAGATCGGCGAGGCCACGGCCATCGCGGTGCTGCTGTTCATCATGGTCTTCTTCGGCACGGCCGCCACGCTGCGGCTCATGCGAAGAGAAACGGTGGAATTCTGA